A single window of Streptomyces xanthii DNA harbors:
- a CDS encoding ABC transporter substrate-binding protein yields the protein MRKGRTALTAAAALAVVATSSLLTGCGATGSGDVTLKLVAADYGDSEDNTSQKYWDALTDAYEKDHPGVRVDVEVYSWEDVDAKVKAMVDAGDPPDMAQVGAYADYAAAGQLYPVSQLLSVPVQADFLGEMSRAGEVGGTQYGMPFAASTRRLFYNKKLFAQADIEPPKTWSQLVTAARALKAQGVTYPFALPLGGEEAQAETLIWMLSNGGGYTDNVGSYSIDTPQNVRALNWLKDDLVGAGLTGPTAPARLNRTPAFKAFANGEVGMLSGHPTLMNMAKAKGVAYGDVAVPGPDGTPKSRMGVTDWMMAFKEGGHAKAVGAFLDFVYSEKNVLDFSREYTVAPVTASASDEMRDAPQDKALSPFIDELAGATYYPANKTSWPEISAEIKKQIGATVAPNGSPASVLGRIQNEAAAAESAE from the coding sequence GTGCGCAAGGGGAGGACAGCCCTGACCGCGGCGGCCGCACTGGCCGTCGTGGCCACGTCGTCGCTGCTCACGGGGTGCGGAGCCACAGGCTCCGGTGACGTGACGCTGAAGCTCGTCGCCGCCGACTACGGCGACTCCGAGGACAACACCTCGCAGAAGTACTGGGACGCGCTGACCGACGCGTACGAGAAGGACCACCCCGGCGTCCGCGTCGACGTGGAGGTCTACTCCTGGGAAGACGTCGACGCCAAGGTCAAGGCGATGGTCGACGCCGGGGATCCGCCCGACATGGCCCAGGTCGGCGCCTACGCCGACTACGCGGCCGCCGGACAGCTCTACCCCGTCTCCCAGCTGCTCTCCGTGCCCGTCCAGGCCGACTTCCTCGGCGAGATGAGCCGGGCCGGCGAGGTCGGCGGCACCCAGTACGGCATGCCGTTCGCCGCCTCCACGCGCCGCCTCTTCTACAACAAGAAGCTCTTCGCGCAGGCCGACATCGAGCCCCCGAAGACCTGGTCCCAGCTGGTCACCGCCGCCCGCGCCCTCAAGGCGCAGGGCGTCACCTACCCCTTCGCGCTGCCGCTCGGCGGCGAGGAGGCCCAGGCCGAGACCCTCATCTGGATGCTCTCCAACGGCGGCGGCTACACCGACAACGTCGGCTCGTACTCCATCGACACCCCGCAGAACGTCCGCGCCCTGAACTGGCTCAAGGACGACCTCGTCGGCGCCGGACTCACCGGCCCCACCGCCCCCGCGCGCCTCAACCGCACCCCCGCCTTCAAGGCCTTCGCCAACGGCGAGGTCGGCATGCTCTCCGGGCACCCCACCCTCATGAACATGGCCAAGGCCAAGGGCGTCGCCTACGGAGACGTCGCCGTGCCCGGCCCCGACGGCACCCCCAAGAGCCGCATGGGCGTCACCGACTGGATGATGGCCTTCAAGGAAGGCGGCCACGCCAAGGCGGTCGGCGCGTTCCTCGACTTCGTCTACAGCGAGAAGAACGTCCTCGACTTCTCCCGCGAGTACACCGTCGCCCCCGTCACCGCCTCCGCCTCCGACGAGATGCGCGACGCCCCGCAGGACAAGGCCCTCAGCCCCTTCATCGACGAGCTCGCCGGCGCCACCTACTACCCGGCGAACAAGACGTCCTGGCCCGAGATCAGCGCCGAGATCAAGAAGCAGATCGGCGCCACCGTCGCCCCCAACGGAAGCCCCGCGTCCGTCCTCGGCCGGATCCAGAACGAGGCGGCGGCCGCGGAATCAGCCGAGTAG